In one window of Desulfurispora thermophila DSM 16022 DNA:
- a CDS encoding ABC transporter substrate-binding protein: MKKFFKYSLMLLLALALLASAVGCGGSQSGQQAEKAASGSNAAGEKKPTIVIGSKTFTEALLLGTLTYQYLQHLGYPVENKVGLGELAVIRPALESGQISGYWEYTGTVLINVMKHEPSFNEEACFQLVKEWDAKNGLVWLDYAPLNDTYGIMVRKDIAQKYNLTKTSQLIELIKKGEPIRFVSTQEYNERPDGLAHFEGVYGFKYPKKLLINAALNVGYEALKAKQAEAGLAFTTDARVKAYDLVMLEDDKKAFPVYNAAPVFRKEIIDAYPQLPEQMKKLSSLLDDATIMELNKQVDVDKKTVEEVAREFLKQKGLIS, encoded by the coding sequence ATGAAAAAGTTTTTCAAGTACAGTTTAATGCTCCTGCTGGCGCTGGCGCTGCTGGCCAGCGCGGTGGGCTGCGGCGGTAGCCAGAGCGGTCAGCAGGCCGAAAAAGCCGCTTCCGGCAGCAATGCGGCCGGGGAGAAGAAACCCACCATTGTCATTGGCTCCAAGACCTTCACCGAGGCTTTGCTGCTGGGCACCCTGACCTACCAGTACCTGCAGCACCTGGGCTATCCGGTGGAGAACAAGGTGGGACTGGGCGAACTGGCGGTGATCCGGCCGGCCCTGGAATCCGGGCAGATCAGCGGCTACTGGGAATATACTGGCACGGTACTGATCAACGTGATGAAGCACGAGCCCAGCTTCAATGAAGAGGCCTGCTTCCAGCTGGTCAAGGAGTGGGATGCCAAGAACGGCCTGGTCTGGCTGGACTATGCGCCGCTCAACGACACCTACGGCATCATGGTGCGCAAGGACATCGCCCAGAAATACAACCTGACCAAGACCTCGCAGTTGATTGAGCTGATCAAAAAGGGCGAACCCATCCGCTTTGTGAGCACCCAGGAGTACAACGAGCGGCCCGACGGCCTGGCCCACTTTGAAGGGGTTTACGGCTTCAAGTATCCCAAAAAGCTGCTCATCAACGCCGCTCTCAATGTGGGCTATGAGGCGTTGAAGGCCAAACAGGCCGAAGCCGGTCTGGCCTTCACCACCGACGCCCGGGTCAAGGCCTACGACCTGGTCATGCTGGAAGACGACAAGAAAGCCTTCCCGGTGTACAACGCCGCGCCGGTCTTCCGCAAGGAGATCATCGATGCTTATCCCCAGCTGCCCGAGCAGATGAAGAAGCTGAGCTCTTTGTTGGATGACGCCACGATTATGGAATTAAACAAGCAGGTGGATGTGGACAAGAAGACGGTGGAGGAAGTGGCCAGGGAGTTTTTGAAGCAGAAAGGTTTGATTAGTTAA